In Formosa haliotis, the sequence TTAGTGTAAGTAGAAGTTTAGGAAGGGTAAAAAAGCTTTTAAAAATATCCCAAACAGATTTCCAATAATGTTTAGTTAGTGCCACTAAACGTGCTTCTACAACATCTTGAAATCCAAAAATTCCAAACTTTTTAAAAGCAATATCTAAAGTAGCATCAAAGGATAATTCTGGAGCTGTTTGCCACTGTAACTCTATATCGTTTGCTAGATGATCGACCAATTCTGTTTGCACGTCGTAATGATACACAAAATGAGCTCTTGTAAACTGATAAAGCTTTTCTATTTGCTCTGCCGATAACTTCATATTAATTAAACTGTTTTACAATTTGTTGGTGCTTCTTTAAAAACACAATAGAACAATAAAGAAGAATAGACATATTAAACAAAAGCCATAATGAGGTATACAAACCTTTATAAACAACTAATATAAATACGGGAAAAGCAATAACACTCCATATTTGGGTTTTAGCAATAAAACTATAAACAGTCTTTTTACTAGACGTTCTTATTTTATTAAACGTAATAAATGAAATAATTGAAAACAGAACCATAATTCCAATAATAACACACTTTAAGAACGTAGATATTCCGACTTCTGTATTTAGAAAAGGAAGAAGAAGGAAGGATAACTTGTAGATTATAAAATACTTTAAATATATTTTTTTTGCTTTATCAAGAATGAGTTTTGGTGCAGAAAACGATAGTCCAAACAGCAAACTACTGCTATAATTAAAATGAGCATTCCATTGCTTAGTAACCTGAAGAAAAGCAGACTCGAAGTCAACACAAGAATTATTAATTTCCTCTTCTATTTGAAGTATTAAATGATCTAAAATTTCGAATCTTAAATCAACATAAACAATCCCTTTAGCATCAAGATATCTTTCTATCTGCTTTATTTCATTTGTTGCTAATTTCATATTCATTCTAGACTAAATTTAGGATTAACTAAGGTCTTCATTGTTTCTATATACCGCTCCAATTCCGATAATTTATGAGCTGTTTCTTTTGTTCCTTGCTCGGTTAACTTATAATATTTCCGAAGCCGATTATCAACCTTTACAACCTCAACATCCAGAAATCCGTCGGCTTCCAATTTATGCAAAGCTGGATATAAAGCACCCTCGGTAATCGCCAATTCACCAGCTGTTAACGCCTTTACTTTTTGCGTAATTTCGTAACCATACATTTTATCTGTTTCGTTTAACAATTTTAAAATTATAGTCGTTAAACTCCCTTTATAAAGTTTTGAATTTCCCATAGTACTGATAAATATAAATAAAAAATAAACATACATAAGAATCTGATGTATTATTTTTTTAAGGAATTATAATTATAAACCTTTTGGCTTCACTATTTTTGCAAAAAAGATTACCCATGGCATTTCATAAACTTGCAATACAAAATATAAATAAAGAAACAGAAGCTGCAGTAACGATTAGCTTTGAAGTTCCTTCAAATTTAAAAGAAAACTACAGCTTTACCGCTGGACAATACATCACTTTAAAAACCGAAATTAACGGACAAGAAGTGCGTAGAGATTACTCGCTGTGTTCGTCTCCTAAAAGTGGCGAATTTCAAGTGGCAGTTAAAGCTGTAGAAGACGGTTTGTTTTCAAAATACGCAAATTCAACTTTAAAAATTGGTGACATTCTTGAGGTAGCAGAACCAAATGGCCGATTTACTTTTATACCTGATGCCTCCAAAACAAGAACCATTGCAGCATTTGCCGCGGGAAGTGGTATTACTCCTGTTATGAGTATTGCTAAAACCCTTTTAGAGGAAGAACCTAACAGTCAATTTATACTAATCTACGGAAATAAAACCCCAAAAGAGACCATCTTTTTTGATGAATTAATTGCTTTACACCACGAATATGTAGATCGTTTTCACATTCAAATGGTATTTAGCCAGTCGAAAGAAGACAATGCCCTTTTTGGTCGCATAGAAAAAAGCACGGTGAATTTTGTTCTTAAAAACACTTATAAGCACAAAACCATAGACACCTATTATTTATGTGGTCCAGAAGGTATGATTACCACTACAAAAGATGTATTAAAAGATCACGGCGTAGCAGAAGACCGTATATTATTTGAATTGTTTACAGCCCCTGTTGCTGCGGAAGCCAATACAAACACGGCCGCTGTTAGCGATGGCTCTACGGCTATTAAAATTATAGTAGACGACGAAGAGACAGAATTCGTCATGTCTCAGAAACAATCTATCCTTGAAGCCGCCATTGCAAAACAAGTAGACGCACCATACTCGTGCCAGGGTGGAATTTGTAGTAGCTGCATAGCACGTGTAACGGAAGGTTCGGCAACCATGAGACAAAACAATATTTTAACCGAAAGTGAACTCGCTGAAGGTTTAGTGTTAACCTGCCAAGCACATCCTACAACACCAACTATCGTTGTAGACTACGACGATGTTTAGAAAATAAAATATAGAGCTCTTAAATAGCTTTATTGCTAAGCAAAACAAATCCGTTATTTACGTTTAAATAACGGATTTTATTTTATCTATAATCGTTTCTGGAGTTATACTGGCGGAAGCCTTTTCGTATCCTTCAGGAAAGGTATTGCCGTAAATAGATGTAGGTATTTCTGGGAATTGATTTCGGTCTGCTGTTAAAGCATAATGGTCGGGCTGGTTAAAAGGGGCAAATCCAGCAAAAGGATGCGTAACTCCCCAAATAGTTATAACTTTTTTACCCAGCATAGCGGCTAAATGTCCATTACCAGAATCCATAGACAGCATAACATCTAAATTGGAAATAATGTCTAACTCTTCATTTAAATTTAATTCGCCTGCAAGATTTATAACATGTTTATATTTATTCTGAAAATCATTTAAAATCGCAACTTCTTTTGCTCCACCTCCAAATAAAAATACCTTATAATCTTTGGAAAGCGCCTCGATAACCTTTTCCATTTGATCTATCGGATACATTTTACTATCGTGTGCTGCAAAGGGCGCAACACCTACCCACTTTTTATCGTGAGATCCTGTTATGGTTTTTAGTTTAGCCGATAATTCAACCTTTTTCGGAAATGTAGGATGAGATAAATCAACCGGAAAACCTAAATTTTTAAACACTTCAGCATAGCGATGTACAGTTGTTGGTAACTGCCTAAAAATCGATCCGTTTGTTAACGCTTTTTTTTCTGCCCTACCCTTATCAATTTGTACGAATGGTATACCCCAAAAAAAGACTTTCAAAATTTTAGTACGAAGCACATTATGAATATCTGCAACGGCATCTATACTCATTTTTTTTAATGCTTTCGATAATGTATACAAACCCAAAACACCCTTATGTTCTGCTTTTAAATCGGCTGCAAACACTTGTACTTGCTCTAAATCTCTAAAAAAAGGAGCAAAGAATGGTCGTGTTAAAACCGTAATTTTTAAGTGTGGATATTGGGTAGTTAAAGCACGTAACACAGGTACAGACATAGCAACGTCTCCCATTGCTGAGAGACGTATTACCAATATATGTTGTGTTTGTTTTGACACGGATTTAAGGAAAAAGCTTCCTATTTTTGAGAACGTAACACAGGGTTAAGCTCGTCGTCGTTGTACATTTTCATTTGTTTGTACACCTTCATGTATTTTTCACCAGAAGCAATATCATTTAATAAGGTATCTATTGCAGTCGACAAATCAACACGCTGCTCCAAAAGTACATCTAATTTTGCTTGACACGCTTTTTTATGTGTTTCAGAAGCATCTGTACGAGTAGCCTCTTCGCGCATATGATACACTTTTAATGCCAAAATAGATAAACGGTCTATACCCCAAGCTGGACTTTCGGTATTTATAGTTGCATTTTCAACCGGTTTAACATCTTTATATAATTCTAAAAAATAGCTATCTATATATTCAACCATATCTGTTCTATCCTGGTTAGATGCATCAATTTTACGCTTCAAGGTTAAAGCTGCAACAGGATCGATTTGTGGGTCACGAATAATATCTTCGTAATGCCATTGTACGGTATCAATCCAACATTTTCTATATAGTAAATGCGCTATTAAATCGTCTTCTTTGCTATACGGATTTGAAAAATCCTGATCTACCGTATTTATAACGTGATACGTATTTATAGCTTCCTGGAAAATGGTATTTGCTTTAGTTGTAAACATGATTTCTATTTTAAAATACAAACCTACATATTTTTTAGCTAAAAGTCCTTAAATTGCTCTTAATGTAGAGTCACACTTGCACAAATTATTAATAGGAAATTAACCCTATGAATATATTTCAATTAATTAACTTTACCAGACACCACAACACCATACACTATGCATATTCATAATTTATCTACAGAAAACACCATTTTAAATGTATTTATGTCGGAGTTACGCGACAAAAGCATTCAAAAAGATAATATGCGGTTTAGAAGAAATATTGAACGTATTGGTGAAATTCTGGCTTACGAATTAAGTAAATCTCTCTTGTATAAACCTAAATCGGTTGACACACCTTTAGATACTACACAAGTAAATTTACCAGAAAACGATATTGTAATTTGCTCTATTTTACGAGCTGGAATTCCGTTACATAATGGTATTTTAAATTATTTTGATGCTGCCGAAAATGCTTTTATTTCTGCTTACAGACAGCATAAAGATGCACCTGAAAGTTTTGAAATTGTAGTGGAGTATTTAGCGTGCCCATCTTTAGAAAATAAAACCTTAATTCTTGCCGATCCTATGTTAGCCACAGGTCAATCTATGGTTGCTACTTTTGAAGCACTAAAACCTTTTGGAACACCTAAAGAAATTCATTTGGTAAGTGTTATTGGGGCACAACAAGGTATAGATTATGTAACGAAGCATTTTAATGAAAATGCAAATTTATGGATTTCGACTATAGATGAAAAGTTAAACGAAAAAGGCTATATTGTTCCTGGACTTGGGGATGCCGGCGATCTTTGTTTCGGAGAGAAGTTACAGCATTAACAACACAAACGGCACTACAATTAACAGTCCTAAAAAAACTTCTTTAAACCATTTTTCTTGAATGGTTTCAATATAATTTGTAATTATAATCGCTAAAGGAGCAAATAGAAACAAAAACTCTCCACCTTCTTTTTTAGGAGATAAAATCATGATACTAAATGCAATAAGCGCAGCAACTAATATCACCTTATATCCGGGCTTAAAGTCTTTTTGTTTAGATTTTATGGTACGAATATAAAATACCGACGACCAAATTCCGAAAGAAATTAAAAGGGTTACTCCAACAATATATTGGAGCGTATTATAGGTATTAAACTCTAAACTTACTTCTGGAAAAATATTTAAGGCGGTAAAAAAATCATCATACACAATAACAGAGTATGCGATACTTAATACATACACAGAAGCCACTCCTGTTAAAGGAATAATCCAGTCTTTTAAATTAGAATTCGAATGAAAAATTAAAGCGGCATAAATGAGCACAATGAATAAGATAGACCAAAAGTAAAATAAGGATGCAATGGCAATCCAAAAGGCTGCATCGAAGAGTTTTTTCTTTACATCTAATTGCGATCTTAAACTTAAAATTCTTCGTAAGGCAAGCAGAATAAAAAAATTAGAATACACTATATTTTCATTTAACATGGTTTGTGGTAAAGCCAGTAAAAACAAGGCATAGAGTAGAATTTCGTAACTGCTTTTTTGAGTTAATTTGTTTTTACTTACCAAAAAATCTAACACCAGAATAGAACAAAAACTTGCACTAAAAACAAAGAAATTTTTTACATAATGAGTGAGTAAATCTGAATTTAAAGCATATTTAGTATGTGCAATAAAAAATGTAAAAGCCGTGATGATAAATACGACTAAAAAATTTATTGGTTTAGATTTACTAAAAATACTTGTAATCATTAACTCTTTTTGTATTTTTGTTTGGTAAATATACCATACTATGAAAGATTTTTTTTACGCAATACAAGATTTTTTTGTTGACGTATTGTTCGCCCCTTACGATGCTTTAAGAGCATTAGAACTTAAAAACTGGTTCGCAGCTAACACATTCTCATGGATTTTTATATTAATCGGTATGGGATTTTTTGTGTATTGGATGCTTCAATTAAAAAGTTTTAACGATAACGGTGAGGAAGATAAAAGTGTATCTGCACACTCTTATCTATAAGTCGAAACCAATATCTTTACGATAATACATCTTATCGAAATGTAGTTTTTCTATATTTTGATAAGATTTTTTTATGGCCTCCTGGTAGGTATTTCCATAAGACGTCATAGCTAAAACACGACCTCCTGTGGTTAATACTTTCCCGTCTTTTAAGTCGGCTCCTGCATGGAATGGTATAGAATCTTCTATGTTTTCTAGTCCAGTAATTTCTTTTCCTTTTTCGTAAGCTTCAGGATATCCGCCAGAAACAGTCATAACTGTAGTAGCTGCACGTTCGTCTATAACTAAATCAATTTCATTTAATGTCCCGTTAGCAACTGCTTGAAGCAATTCAACAAGATCATTTTTAAGTCTAGGTAACACCACTTCTGTTTCAGGATCTCCCATACGCACATTGTATTCGATAACCATAGGGTCGTCTCCTACTTTAATCAATCCTATAAATACAAATCCTTTGTAAGGTAAATTATCTTTAAGTAAACCTTCTATTGTAGGTTTTACAATACGTGTTTCAATTTTTTCTAAAAATTCGTCGGTAGCAAATGGCACTGGAGACACGGCTCCCATTCCACCTGTATTTAAACCTGTATCGCCTTCACCTATACGTTTGTAATCTTTAGCCGTTGGCAACACTTTATAGTTTTTTCCGTCTGTTAACACAAAACAACTTAATTCTATGCCGTCTAAAAACTCTTCAATAACAACTTTTGTGCTTGCTGCACCAAATTTAGAATCGACTAACATCGCTTTTAGTTCAGCTTTAGCTTCATCTAAATCATTTAAAATAAGTACTCCTTTTCCTGCCGCTAAACCATCTGCCTTTAAAACATAAGGCGCTGTTAACGTTTCAAGAAAGGCATACCCTTCTTCTACATTAGAAGCATTAAAACTTTTGTACGCCGCTGTTGGAATGTTATGTCTGAATAAAAATTCTTTTGCAAACTCCTTACTGCCTTCTAATTCGGCAGCAGCTTTTTCCGGACCAATAACAGCAACGTGTTTCAATTGCTCGTCGTTTAAGAAAAAGTCGTGAACACCCTTTACTAAAGGATCTTCTGGCCCCACTACAACCATATCAATTTTCTTGTCTAAAACTAGGGTTTTAATGGCTTCAAAATCGGTTACACCAATTGCTACATTTTCAGCTATTTCTGCAGTACCAGAGTTACCTGGAGCTACAAATAGTTTATTACATAATGGACTTTGAGAAATTTTCCAAGCAAAAGTATGTTCTCTTCCGCCAGAACCTAGAATTAAAATTGTCATGTTGTTCATAGTTTGACACAAAAATAATTGCTTTTGCGCTTAAAAAATAATTATTTTACAAAAACATCTGAACTCTCCGTCTTTTGAAGTTATTCGACCTTACGTTACAACTTAATGGCTTCCCTTTAAAGGACGCAAAAAAGAAGCTTTCTGAAATTCAACACGTTCCAGAACCGGAGTTTGAATCGTTTCAACATAAGCGGAAACTAGATATAGTAAACTACCATTTAAAACACAATCCGTTTTACAAATCCTTTGGAAAACATATCGATTTAAACCATTGGGATTCTGTACCCATAATGACGAAACGCGACTTGCAAAAACCGTTAGGTGAGCGTTTATCTGAAGGATTTACGCCTAAAAATGTGTATATCAATAAAACGTCGGGATCTTCTGGCGATCCATTTATTTTTGCAAAAGATAAATTTTGTCACGCCTTAACTTGGGCAGAAATTCAGAATCGCTTTGGTTGGTTTGGTATCGATTTTAACAGGTCGTTTCAAGCTCGTTTTTATGGTATCCCTCTTGATACTGTGGGGTATTACAAAGAACGGTTTAAAGATAAACTAAGTCATAGATACCGGTTTTCTATTTTTGATTTAAGCGATGCTGCTCTTCAAAATTATATTGAAGTTTTTAAAACCAAACCCTTCGATTATATAAATGGTTACACTAGTGCCATCGTGCAATTTGCTAAATATTTAAGATCTAAAAACTTGAATTTGAAACACATTTGCCCCTCCTTAAAATGTTGTGTAGTAACTTCGGAAATGTTATTTCCCGACGACAAAGTACTTTTAGAAAAACAGTTTGGTGTGCCTGTGATTAATGAATATGGCGCTTCAGAATTAGACCTCATCGCATTCCAAAACCCAACCGATCTTTGGCAAGTAAATAGCGATACCCTTTTTGTTGAAATTTTAGACAATAAGAATCAAGCCACACCAAACGGACAAGAAGGTCGCGTGGCTATAACATCACTTTACAACAAAGCACACCCTTTTATTCGTTACGATTTGGGAGATATTGGTATCCTTTCGGAGGCAAGTACGGCCCAAAAACCTATATTAAAAAAACTTATTGGCCGCACCAACGATATGGCTATTTTGCCTAGTGGCAAACGTGCTGCAGGTTTAACTTTTTATTATATTACCAAAGCCATAATTGAGGACGATGGCCAAGTAAAAGAGTTTATTATTACACAAGAAACCCCATCAACATTTAAAATTGATTATGTTGGTACTTCAACTATTTCAGAACATAAAAAACGTGCTATAAAAGCTGAACTAAAACGCTATCTAGAAGATGGACTTATTGTGCATTTTGAAAGACACAACGCTTTAAAACGCTCAAAAAGCGGAAAATTGAAGCAGTTTAAATCTTTGGTAAGTCAATAGTATTTTGAGATTTTATAAAAGCATATTCGAATAGAAAAAGAAGCATACAATATATCGACTTTAAAGTAGAAAAATGGAGACCTTTTTTATAAACGGAATAATTGTACTTTATTAATCCCAATTTATTAGATGACATAGAATTCGACTGTACTCTATAATTAGCTAAAGATTCTTGAATACCTAAAACGGGTTGTTTCGTTTTCTTTACGGTTTCTAACCACAACAACCAATCTTGTCGTTTTCTTAAATTTTTGGTGTAAATTTTACCTAAAGTTTGGGTATTATAGACTCCCGTAAGATTACCAACATAATTACACTTAAGTAATTTATTATAGGTTAATACTTTTAAAGCTTTAATTTGTTTATGTAATGAATTTCCTTGCTCGTCTATAAGGTTATAACTTGAAAAAGAAACATCTAATCCTTTAGTTTCCATAAAGGAAATTTGCTTTTCTAGTTTAGTTGGAAACCATACGTCATCCGCGTCTAAAAAAGCAATATATTTTCCCTTTGCTTCTTTTGTACCACGATTTCTAGTTACTGCTGCTCCCGAATTTTTTTCATTAGTAAATAAAAAAATATTTTGGTGTACACTAGTAAATCGCGAGATAACGTCTAAAGAACAATCAGTTGAACAGTCATCAACTAAAATAAGTTCCCAATTTAAATAGGTTTGTCCAAGTACACTTGTAATACTGGTTGCAATATATCTTTCAGCATTAAAAACAGGAGTTATAATGGAAACTAATGGCTTCATAGTTATATTTATTAATACGCCTTATCTTCTCCTTTAATTCCATTTAAAATGGTTTGGAAAATAATTTTAAGATCGAGTAATATAGACCAGTTTTCTATATAAAAAATATCGTATTTAACACGATTTATAATATCCTTATCCGTTTCTACTTCACCCCTAAATCCGCTAACCTGAGCCAATCCCGTAATTCCAGGTTTTACAAAATGACGAACCATAAACTTATCTATGCGCTTGGCATACATATTTGTATGACTTACCATGTGTGGTCTTGGACCAACTACAGACATATCTCCAAAAAAAACATTGTAAAACTGAGGTAATTCATCAATACTTGTTTTTCGTATAAATTTACCAACTTTTGTAACCCGTTGATCGTCCTTTGTAGCTTGATAAATGTTTGCATCTTGATTAGGCATCATAGAACGGAATTTATAACATTCAAATTCCTTATAATTAAATCCGTTTCTAGATTGTTTAAAAAAGATTGGCCCTTTAGATTCTAATTTAATCAATATTGCCAATATTGGAGTTAACCAAGAAAGCACAAACACAATAATAAATATGGAGAAAACAATATCGAACAAGCGCTTTAAAAATTGATTTACATTTTCTTCTAAAGGAATAACACGAAGTGATAAAATAGGAATAAAATCATAATATTCGTATTTCAGTTTTTTAGAATAAATTTCCTTATTATCAGGTAGAAATTTTAAAATCTTAAGATTGTTGTCGGCAAAATTAACAACTTGAAGAATTTGGGAATTTGATAACTCTGTTATAGAACAGTAAATTTCATCAATTTTATTCTCTTTTATAAATTCCAAGCAAAGATTTAGTCCGTCTGTAGATTTATCTCTAAGATTAAATACTTTCTTTAAATCGTAACCGTACTCTGGATTGTTTTTAAAAAACGTTTCTAGAGCATTAGTTTGTCGGTTTTTACCAATAATTACTGTTTTCCTTAAATTACCACCAAAAGAAGCTCGGTATTTTTGAAGTAAGTAATAGATTGTGAATTTAGCAATACCAATTAAAAAAAATACAAACGCAATATATTTAAGCACTAAGAAAGAATCGACCATTAATTTATGCCGAAATCCAAAATAGGCAAAAACAATTAAGGTAAATAACATGGCTTGTTTAAGTAACAAAGCGGCAATAGTTACCTCGCGAGTAAACCGGTATACTTCATAAAATTTAGAATAAATAGAAAGGATAATCCAGGTTGTAGAAACAAGTGTTATAAACAAATAAGGATTAACATTTGGGAAGAAAAAAAGTAAAGCTAATCCATGTATTATAGACAAATCTATTGTATATGAAATAGGCCTTAAATACCCCGAATATCGTCCTTGTTTATTCACCTAAGCTTATATGGTTCTACGAAAAAATCACTTGCAAAAATATGAAAGTATAACTAGAAACAAATGATTATCATTTATAATAAATTTTCTTTTTCAAATTCCAAGTTTTTCGACCAATACTAACTTTATAAATTTATAATTACCGATTAAATATCGTTTCCACATACGCTTTGGCTCTTGAACTAACCTATAAAACCATTCTAGACCAGAATTTTGCATCCAAATAGGTGCACGTTTTACTTTTCCCGAAACCACATCGAAACTACCTCCAACTCCCATAATAAAATTCACTTTATTAAGGAGATCTCTATTTTCAAATAAGAAGTTTTCTTTTGTAGGGGAACTAATTGCTACAAACAACATATTGGCGCCACTATTTGCTATTTCTCTAGCTATATCTTGTTCTTCTCCCTTTTTAAAATAACCATTTCTATATCCTGCAATAATTTTTGAAGAATATTGCTCTGAGTACATTCTAACAACAGTTTTAACATTGTCTTCTTGTGCTCCAAAGAAATACACTTTATAGTTTTTTTGGTGCGCTAATTCAATTAAGTTAACCATAAGATCTATTCCTGCCACCCGCTCTTTCAAAGGCTTTCCTAAAAGTTTTGATGCCCAAACAACTGCTTGCCCATCTGCGTTAATTAAATCGCTTTCATTTACACTCTTACGCAGTTTTAAATCGGTTTGCATAGCTACTATTTTCCCAGCATTTACCACAACATGATGTAATTGACTGCCTTTTTTGATAACGGAATCAATATTATTTATGGTCTCTTCCATAGTAAGATTATCTATGGAAGTATTTAGCATTTTTATTCTTTTCATTTCAAATCTTTTAAAAACAAAAGCAACTCCATATTAACTTTTCTAGAATCATAAAGCTTAGCTGTTTTAATAGCGTTTAATTTTATTCGTTGTTTTTCATTCTCAGATAACGAAAAATATAATAATATTTTATTTACTAAATCTTTACTGCTTTTCTTTTCAAAAAGAAAACTATTGATGCCATGATTAATATACCCCATTGGACCACCTACCTTCCCTGCTACAACAGGAACCCCACAAGCCATGGCTTCAAGTCCAACCAAACCTAAGCTCTCGGCCTTTCTATAAGTAGGAAAAATAAAAAGATCAAATTCATTATATCTTAAAGCAAGTTCTTTTTGAGATATATTAGAAGTTATATTATACTTAACCCCTATACGTTCTGATAATTCTATTATCGCTTCTTTATCTGGTCCATCACCAATAAAAACAATTTCTAGATT encodes:
- a CDS encoding PadR family transcriptional regulator, which translates into the protein MGNSKLYKGSLTTIILKLLNETDKMYGYEITQKVKALTAGELAITEGALYPALHKLEADGFLDVEVVKVDNRLRKYYKLTEQGTKETAHKLSELERYIETMKTLVNPKFSLE
- a CDS encoding ferredoxin--NADP reductase — translated: MAFHKLAIQNINKETEAAVTISFEVPSNLKENYSFTAGQYITLKTEINGQEVRRDYSLCSSPKSGEFQVAVKAVEDGLFSKYANSTLKIGDILEVAEPNGRFTFIPDASKTRTIAAFAAGSGITPVMSIAKTLLEEEPNSQFILIYGNKTPKETIFFDELIALHHEYVDRFHIQMVFSQSKEDNALFGRIEKSTVNFVLKNTYKHKTIDTYYLCGPEGMITTTKDVLKDHGVAEDRILFELFTAPVAAEANTNTAAVSDGSTAIKIIVDDEETEFVMSQKQSILEAAIAKQVDAPYSCQGGICSSCIARVTEGSATMRQNNILTESELAEGLVLTCQAHPTTPTIVVDYDDV
- a CDS encoding glycosyltransferase family 9 protein, producing MSKQTQHILVIRLSAMGDVAMSVPVLRALTTQYPHLKITVLTRPFFAPFFRDLEQVQVFAADLKAEHKGVLGLYTLSKALKKMSIDAVADIHNVLRTKILKVFFWGIPFVQIDKGRAEKKALTNGSIFRQLPTTVHRYAEVFKNLGFPVDLSHPTFPKKVELSAKLKTITGSHDKKWVGVAPFAAHDSKMYPIDQMEKVIEALSKDYKVFLFGGGAKEVAILNDFQNKYKHVINLAGELNLNEELDIISNLDVMLSMDSGNGHLAAMLGKKVITIWGVTHPFAGFAPFNQPDHYALTADRNQFPEIPTSIYGNTFPEGYEKASASITPETIIDKIKSVI
- a CDS encoding DUF4254 domain-containing protein — protein: MFTTKANTIFQEAINTYHVINTVDQDFSNPYSKEDDLIAHLLYRKCWIDTVQWHYEDIIRDPQIDPVAALTLKRKIDASNQDRTDMVEYIDSYFLELYKDVKPVENATINTESPAWGIDRLSILALKVYHMREEATRTDASETHKKACQAKLDVLLEQRVDLSTAIDTLLNDIASGEKYMKVYKQMKMYNDDELNPVLRSQK
- the upp gene encoding uracil phosphoribosyltransferase — protein: MHIHNLSTENTILNVFMSELRDKSIQKDNMRFRRNIERIGEILAYELSKSLLYKPKSVDTPLDTTQVNLPENDIVICSILRAGIPLHNGILNYFDAAENAFISAYRQHKDAPESFEIVVEYLACPSLENKTLILADPMLATGQSMVATFEALKPFGTPKEIHLVSVIGAQQGIDYVTKHFNENANLWISTIDEKLNEKGYIVPGLGDAGDLCFGEKLQH
- a CDS encoding DUF6427 family protein, giving the protein MITSIFSKSKPINFLVVFIITAFTFFIAHTKYALNSDLLTHYVKNFFVFSASFCSILVLDFLVSKNKLTQKSSYEILLYALFLLALPQTMLNENIVYSNFFILLALRRILSLRSQLDVKKKLFDAAFWIAIASLFYFWSILFIVLIYAALIFHSNSNLKDWIIPLTGVASVYVLSIAYSVIVYDDFFTALNIFPEVSLEFNTYNTLQYIVGVTLLISFGIWSSVFYIRTIKSKQKDFKPGYKVILVAALIAFSIMILSPKKEGGEFLFLFAPLAIIITNYIETIQEKWFKEVFLGLLIVVPFVLLML
- a CDS encoding DUF6341 family protein encodes the protein MKDFFYAIQDFFVDVLFAPYDALRALELKNWFAANTFSWIFILIGMGFFVYWMLQLKSFNDNGEEDKSVSAHSYL
- the purD gene encoding phosphoribosylamine--glycine ligase; amino-acid sequence: MTILILGSGGREHTFAWKISQSPLCNKLFVAPGNSGTAEIAENVAIGVTDFEAIKTLVLDKKIDMVVVGPEDPLVKGVHDFFLNDEQLKHVAVIGPEKAAAELEGSKEFAKEFLFRHNIPTAAYKSFNASNVEEGYAFLETLTAPYVLKADGLAAGKGVLILNDLDEAKAELKAMLVDSKFGAASTKVVIEEFLDGIELSCFVLTDGKNYKVLPTAKDYKRIGEGDTGLNTGGMGAVSPVPFATDEFLEKIETRIVKPTIEGLLKDNLPYKGFVFIGLIKVGDDPMVIEYNVRMGDPETEVVLPRLKNDLVELLQAVANGTLNEIDLVIDERAATTVMTVSGGYPEAYEKGKEITGLENIEDSIPFHAGADLKDGKVLTTGGRVLAMTSYGNTYQEAIKKSYQNIEKLHFDKMYYRKDIGFDL
- a CDS encoding phenylacetate--CoA ligase family protein is translated as MKLFDLTLQLNGFPLKDAKKKLSEIQHVPEPEFESFQHKRKLDIVNYHLKHNPFYKSFGKHIDLNHWDSVPIMTKRDLQKPLGERLSEGFTPKNVYINKTSGSSGDPFIFAKDKFCHALTWAEIQNRFGWFGIDFNRSFQARFYGIPLDTVGYYKERFKDKLSHRYRFSIFDLSDAALQNYIEVFKTKPFDYINGYTSAIVQFAKYLRSKNLNLKHICPSLKCCVVTSEMLFPDDKVLLEKQFGVPVINEYGASELDLIAFQNPTDLWQVNSDTLFVEILDNKNQATPNGQEGRVAITSLYNKAHPFIRYDLGDIGILSEASTAQKPILKKLIGRTNDMAILPSGKRAAGLTFYYITKAIIEDDGQVKEFIITQETPSTFKIDYVGTSTISEHKKRAIKAELKRYLEDGLIVHFERHNALKRSKSGKLKQFKSLVSQ
- a CDS encoding glycosyltransferase family 2 protein, which translates into the protein MKPLVSIITPVFNAERYIATSITSVLGQTYLNWELILVDDCSTDCSLDVISRFTSVHQNIFLFTNEKNSGAAVTRNRGTKEAKGKYIAFLDADDVWFPTKLEKQISFMETKGLDVSFSSYNLIDEQGNSLHKQIKALKVLTYNKLLKCNYVGNLTGVYNTQTLGKIYTKNLRKRQDWLLWLETVKKTKQPVLGIQESLANYRVQSNSMSSNKLGLIKYNYSVYKKGLHFSTLKSIYCMLLFLFEYAFIKSQNTIDLPKI